Part of the Paenibacillus terrae HPL-003 genome is shown below.
CGCACATGCTACTGGTAACGCGGCCTCCCGGCTTCCGCCGAATGCTTCGGTAGCTGCGATCACAAGCAGAGGCCGCAGGCGTTTTCCGCCTGCGTTGAGTGAATAATTCATAGCTTCACGGAGAACGGCGGGAATGCTCCAATGAGCTGGGAATTGCTCGGTCAATGCAGACGAAACCGCGTCCACCGTCCCGGTCAAATATTCCTTGAGCGACGATCTATTCAACGCCTTCACCACCGTTTTCATCTAACCCGCCGCCGAAAGGCTTCTTGCGAAAATCTCCATCTTCTTCCACAATCATTTCAATTTTACGTTCAACTTGCTCCAGCTTTTGACTGCAAAGCTGAGACAGCTTCATGCCACGCTGGAACAGATCAATGGCTTGCTCCAGAGGAACGTCTCCGTGCTCCAGTTGTCCGACAATTTCTTCAAGAGCGGCCATGGCCGCTTCAAAATTCAATTCCGTTTCATTCGCCACCGTGCTTCGCGTCCTCCTTCATTCCCCATACTTGGCAGTCTAATTGCCCGTCACTCACTTTAATCTTAATGGAATCTCCCGGCTGTACGTCTTTTAGCGACTTGATCAGCCGTTTCTCCTGCTCATCGTACACCAGGCTGTAGCCTCGCGACATGACCTTGAGCGGGCTAAGCGCATCCAACTGACGAATACCCGCGTGCAGTTGCTGCCGTCCCGTCTTGGTAATAGCACGCATCGCAGATTCCAGCTGACGCTGTGCCACATCCGTCTGCTTGCGGGCCGAACGGATTTGTTCACGCGGGTTAAACCGCTCCAGCACCTGACGCATGCGCGCGTTCTTCTCCACGTTCAAGCGCGAGCGGTTGCCTGCTGCACGAATGAGCCGCTGATGCAACATATCCATTCGCTCCGCATGCTGTAGCATATAGCGGCGCGGGTGCAGCAGCACCGGTGAGCGCCGAAGCCGGGTCAACCGTTCACGGCTGGTTTCCAGCCGCTGTCGGAGTGCGTTACGTAATCGATGTTCCCTCTGGAGTAACTGATCCCGCAACTCTTGCTGATGAGGCACAGCCAGCTCGGCGGCTGCGGTCGGCGTAGCCGCACGCAAATCGGCCACAAAATCCGCAATCGTAAAATCCGTCTCATGACCGACGGCCGAAATGACCGGAATCCCCGATGCAAAAATGGCACGCGCAACCGCTTCCTCGTTAAACGCCCATAATTCCTCCAGCGAGCCACCGCCCCGTCCGACGATCATCACTTGAACCTCCTGCATACGGTTCATGGCTTCAATCGCCTTAACAATAGCAGGTGCAGCACCTTTTCCCTGCACAAGAACAGGATATAGTACAATTCCAGCCTGCGGATATCTCCGTTGAAGCGTCGTGATAATATCGCGTACGGCAGCTCCAGTTGGCGAAGTAATGACACCAATTGTCGTCGGGTGAGCAGGCAGATTGCGCTTGCGGGCGCTGTCGAACAGCCCTTCAATATCCAACTTTTGCTTGAGCTGCTCATATGCAAGGTAGAGACTTCCCACGCCATCAGGCTGCATCTGGGTCGCATAAAATTGATATTGTCCATCCCGTTCATACACAGATACGTTTCCCCGGGCAATTACACGCGTACCTTCCTTTGGCACGAAGGGAAGCCGCTGATTATGGGTCGCAAACATAATCGAACGGATGCGGCTGCCCTCATCCTTGAGTGTAAAGTACATATGACCACTCGAATGATGCGTAAAGTTAGAAATTTCCCCACGTATCCATACGTCCGACAGCACCTGATCCGACTCCAGCTTCATCCGGATATAGCGATTCAGGTCTTTAATAGAGTAAATACGCTGTTCAGCCACAGGCAACCGCCCTTATGCCAAACCGTGCGACCGCTTGGCCGCTACGAGCGTATTTTGCATCAGCATGGTAATCGTCATTGGACCTACACCGCCGGGAACAGGGGTAATCGGACCGGATACTTGCTTCACGCTCTCAAAATCAACGTCACCCGCCAGTTTTCCGCTCTCCAGACGATTCATGCCTACATCAATGACCACTGCTCCAGGCTTCACGAACGAAGCATCAATAAAGTTGGCTTTGCCGATGGCAACCACCAAAATATCCGCTTGCCGACTCAGCTCGGCGATATTGGCCGTACGAGAGTGACACATGGTCACCGTAGCATTTTCGCGCTGCAACAACAGGGATACCGGCTTGCCCACGATATTACTGCGACCAATGACCACCGCATGCTTACCGGCAATTTCTATCCCCGCACGCTTGATCAGCTCAATGACACCGGCAGGAGTACAAGGCAGGAGACTATCATCACCGATGACCAGATTCCCCACGTTCACCGGATGGAATCCATCCACATCCTTCTCGACTGCAATGGCGTCAATGACTGCTTTTTCATGAATGTGCTTTGGCAACGGAAGCTGTACCAGAATCCCATGAATATTACTTTGGTGATTCAGCTTGTCCACCAGCTCCAGCAATGCTTCCTGCGAAGTATCCGCTGCCAACCGATGTACCTCGGAATAATAACCGAGATCATGACATGCCTTTTCCTTGTTTCTAACATATACCTGAGAAGCTGGATCTTCACCTACTAGTACGACAGCCAATCCAGGCTGAAAGTTGTGCTCCTTCAGACGGACGACCTCCTGCTGAATGCTTTCGCGAATATCCTTAGAGATTTGTTTGCCATCAATGATCGGTGCTGACATATTCAACCACTCTCCAACCTGAGTAAAATAATCTCAACTTAAAACCGTGCTTTCAGTTGCTCCAGCTCTTGTATAATCCGTCCCAGAACACCGTTGACAAATTTACCCGACTCCTCGGTGCCAAAATGCTTGGACAATTCAATCGCTTCATTGACTGCAACTTTAGCCGGAACATCCTCACGGAAAATCATTTCATATGCCGCCAGTCTCAAAATTTGGCGATCCACGCGGGAAAGTCTGCTGATCTGCCAGCCTTTAAGATAATCCACCAGAAGTTTGTCAATCACTTCCTTGTGTTCCCATGTACCCCGCACATGTTCCAGCACGTAAGCCCTTAACACTGCTGCATTTTTGATGACTACTTCCGCTTCGTTATCCTCTGCCGCTTCCTGGAGCAACATATCTACTGCTGCTGCTGCAT
Proteins encoded:
- the xseB gene encoding exodeoxyribonuclease VII small subunit; this encodes MANETELNFEAAMAALEEIVGQLEHGDVPLEQAIDLFQRGMKLSQLCSQKLEQVERKIEMIVEEDGDFRKKPFGGGLDENGGEGVE
- the xseA gene encoding exodeoxyribonuclease VII large subunit is translated as MAEQRIYSIKDLNRYIRMKLESDQVLSDVWIRGEISNFTHHSSGHMYFTLKDEGSRIRSIMFATHNQRLPFVPKEGTRVIARGNVSVYERDGQYQFYATQMQPDGVGSLYLAYEQLKQKLDIEGLFDSARKRNLPAHPTTIGVITSPTGAAVRDIITTLQRRYPQAGIVLYPVLVQGKGAAPAIVKAIEAMNRMQEVQVMIVGRGGGSLEELWAFNEEAVARAIFASGIPVISAVGHETDFTIADFVADLRAATPTAAAELAVPHQQELRDQLLQREHRLRNALRQRLETSRERLTRLRRSPVLLHPRRYMLQHAERMDMLHQRLIRAAGNRSRLNVEKNARMRQVLERFNPREQIRSARKQTDVAQRQLESAMRAITKTGRQQLHAGIRQLDALSPLKVMSRGYSLVYDEQEKRLIKSLKDVQPGDSIKIKVSDGQLDCQVWGMKEDAKHGGE
- the folD gene encoding bifunctional methylenetetrahydrofolate dehydrogenase/methenyltetrahydrofolate cyclohydrolase FolD, producing the protein MSAPIIDGKQISKDIRESIQQEVVRLKEHNFQPGLAVVLVGEDPASQVYVRNKEKACHDLGYYSEVHRLAADTSQEALLELVDKLNHQSNIHGILVQLPLPKHIHEKAVIDAIAVEKDVDGFHPVNVGNLVIGDDSLLPCTPAGVIELIKRAGIEIAGKHAVVIGRSNIVGKPVSLLLQRENATVTMCHSRTANIAELSRQADILVVAIGKANFIDASFVKPGAVVIDVGMNRLESGKLAGDVDFESVKQVSGPITPVPGGVGPMTITMLMQNTLVAAKRSHGLA
- the nusB gene encoding transcription antitermination factor NusB, yielding MKRRLAREIAVQSMYHMEMNEVDAAAAVDMLLQEAAEDNEAEVVIKNAAVLRAYVLEHVRGTWEHKEVIDKLLVDYLKGWQISRLSRVDRQILRLAAYEMIFREDVPAKVAVNEAIELSKHFGTEESGKFVNGVLGRIIQELEQLKARF